From the genome of Mustela erminea isolate mMusErm1 chromosome 3, mMusErm1.Pri, whole genome shotgun sequence:
ATGgagttttaaggaagaaaatgaaagtaactCCACCCCCTGGAGATGAATGTTACAGTTTTTGAACACCAGCTCTTACAATGCTGACTAGACCCAGAATGTTGAATGTTCTGaacactgtgtgactttggatagGTTGCCTAACCTTTCTGAGCTCCCGTCGCCCAGATGAGAGGGCTGACTCAGATGGTGCGGCTCCCTAGCCCCTCTCAGGCCTGCCTCTGGGTATGTGTTTGTAAGGATTGTGCAACAGCAGCTGTTCTGCTCTAACTGCTTGGGTGTGGAGAGTAGAGTCGCCCCTTGCCAGCCCCTCAAGTGGTCCCCGCCTCTGCCTCACCCAAATCCCAAACACAGAGTGAATTCAGACAGCAGGGACACCAGAGCAGGATTTGGGGGTCCTAAGAGGTTCAGGGTCCCTCCAGGGCCAGCGCCAGGGACCCTTCTGCCCAGTGAGCAGAGCTCCAGGCAAGCGGGAAGTCAGGGGCTTCTGCCAGCACTGCCTAGGACGGGACACACAGGCAGAGGCCTTAACAAACTGAGATTCCTACAGCAGGAGGCCTGGGCCCTGCTCCATCTCAGTTGGACAGGGCCAGGCATTGGATCTGTGTCTGAGgattaccagctgtgtgaccttgggcacattcCCTCTCTAAGCCTGTTTCCCTGCCTGAAAAACGGGCTAACAACCActtcacagttctttttttttttttttttttaagattttatttatttgacagagagagggagcaagcaagcGCAtccacaagcacagggagcagcagggggagagagagagaaacaggctctccactgagcagagaatccgatgcggggcttgatcccagaaccctgagaccatgacctgagcagccgCTTCACGGAGTGAGCTCCCCAAGTGCCCAACACTGAGTTCTTTAGATGATACTATAAGGCAGATGGCACAGAGGAGAAGCTTAATAAATGACCATTTCTGACCCCCTCTCTTCATTGATTTTTCGACagtatgcttttaaaatgttcttccaCCATGCCACAGATTACCAACCTACTATACGCCATGGCTGCATCCGAGGTCATAGGGTGTGGAGGtctaaagatgagaaaaacagtACTTGCCCTCAAGTAACTCAGGGAGGGTAAGCTAAAGATCAAAGAGACTTTTACACAATCAGAATGTTTGGACAAAGTCCTCTAGGACCCAAGGGCAGGAGAAGTTGGAGAAAccagggaaggcttcatggagatGCCACTTTGGCTGGATCTCgggggatggagaaagatattGCTGAGCCCCCAAGGGACAGCATCATGGCAGGGGGAGGCGGAGCAGTGTGAGCAAAGGTGTGGGGTTGGGAACACAGGCTCACAGAGTTCGCCTAGAGAACAACAAGAGAGCCAATGACAGTAACAGGGGGCTGGGCCGAATGGATGTCTGAGGCCAGGGATGGTGGGCTTTGGGTTTGGTAGGAAAGGTGGAGTCATGGAAGGTACAGAGCAAAGGCAGGAGCTGTCACACAGCACAGTCCAAGTCCTGTGGGTTCTGAAAGAGAACAGGGCAGGCAGGAGCCAGCTCCTCCTGAGAGCACCCGTTCTGGGTATGACCCACTCGGGCCCTTTCTCACATATGGTTCTACTTAGTTCTAGATGGATAGTATTCCTGGTTTACATATGGGGAAACCAAAGCTCACATGCTAAGAGGCTTGCCCACACTCACAGGGGACAGTGAGCTGAGTAACCTGTGAGAGGTTCTCCTGCTCTGGGAACCCAGCACAGACCCCCAAATCCATTCTGAGGGCAGGAGTTGGACAGAGCTTGTAGGATAATGCCATCCCTGGTTACCTTGAGTCCCCCCACAGTCCCGGGGCCCTTGTCATTACTGCCGTcacaggaaggagggagtggaGATGCAGCAAGGGGAAGTGAACTATTCAAGGCCATACATTGAGGGTGGGGAGTCCAGGCCTTCTGTGTTCAAACCCTTCCCACTACTCCCACCCCCAACTGCCTCTAGGTTAATTTCTAAGCCGTCTAaaactggaaagagcccaggtcaGAAAGACCCAATTCCCTCCCAAGTCAACATCCACTGATTTCACATTCCTTCATGGCCCTGTATCTGCCAGGCCCACAACTCCAGCCCCACTACCATCACCAGAGAACAGATTATGTTGACCGTCTCTCTGACTCAATCTTCAGCCAGCAGCAGTCTCCCCACTGTCTAGGCCGGCGTCTTTAGCCATACCATTACCACTGccgaccccccacccctcaccagaGCCATGGTGTTGGCTGGTCTCAAGGAGGGACCTTTTCCTGAACTGGGCCTCTGACCCAACCACACATACCAGTGTTCTGTGGGGAACTTCTCCCCAGGTTCTGATGCCAAACAGTAGCATGATGCTAGAAGAACAGCTTGCTGGGAAGGGGGAAACAGGAGATTTAGTGAGTCATAATGGGAAGGGGTAGGATAAGGCCTGGGTTCCTTACCCTTACCATCTCTCACTTGGGCCTCAAACCATCCACGGAGTAGGCAGTTGTAAACCCATTCTACAGTTGTGGGCTTAGAGGCTCGGTAGGGAAAGAGACGAGCCTAGGATTacccagaaataaaataacagcatGGGGGGGTCAAACTATGCTCTTTCCAGAAAAGGATAAAGAGGAAAAACCCACAGAGCTCAGCAGATACCCGACTCTGAGGCCAGACTGTGCTACCACCACTATAATGGCTGTATAaaaagggttttctttctttttttttttaatgtgggtgGGAGAAGATATAATGAAAGCtcttggttgaaaaaaaaaggggcagaTAAAGCTGGTATGCTGTGAAAAGTCAGCAGCTGTAACATTTTATGATTCAATGCAAAAAATATGTTGAGTTCCTCAGCTCAATAAGTAGtataaacaaagaaatgttttctctttttgaaaagatatagGGGTTGCCATTATCTGAGGACCTCTTTTGCTGTCCTCAATGTTCATCTAAAGGTTGAAAATGTCCTTTAAGTAAACGCACTCAACCCGGAAATTTTCTAGAACGTAGGCAGAAAGTTTGAGCATGTGTGAACACAGAAGCTAAACAAGGCAAATGCAGAAGTTGTCCCAGTGATACAGTCCACAGATCAACGACACAGGGTCCTTGAAATCCCCATCCCATCCCCCGCCTCAGCGGGAGAGGGGAAGAAACCGCAGAATGTTCCTGACTCTGCACCCTGGCCAGGTGGCGCAATGTTTATGTTTGTGTACCTAGCACCTCGGCGCCgccctccctgcccagggggcCGTCACTCCGCTCGGGTGGCCGCGTGGGCTCTGCCCAAACGTTCGTCCTCAACTCCTGAAGCGCCGTAGTACTGGATTTCGAATTTAGCCCACATAGACGGTGAGAGTCGGCGTGGGGATCGAAACCCCGAGTTTAGGGCATAGTGGGCGCCCAGAGTACATACAGAGAGAGCGGTCTCAAGCGAGAACGTGGCCAGAAACGTGTCCGGTGACCCCTGGAGGGCAGTGTCGAGCCACgctgggggcggcggcgggggggggggggatcaccTCCCCAAATGCAGAACTCCGCAATCCACCAGGGCACCTTATGACCCCATACTTGCCATTTCAGCCCCCTTACCCACCTTTCTTGGCTCAAAGCCCTCTAGGAACGACGTGATTAGAAATAACTCCCCAGAGTGGGGCTTCGATTGGAAGGCATTTTACTTgtttaaacatattattttcttaagtgaCAGGAGGACAAGGctgggaaatgggaaaacaatCCCCTAAACTTCACCCGACTCACCCCGGTTGTCCTTAGTAAGAACATATTCATGGACAAACATTACATTTTCCTCCAACCCCCATTTCAGATTCCTCTTTGTCCCCCACTCCCAGCATTGTGATACTGGGCGAGTAAATCGCTTCTCCTGGGGGAACCCGAGTTTTCCGCGCGTACTGGTGACGAGGAAATGAGCGAAACGGACACACTTGTATGCAAAGGCGCAGGAAGCCCCTTGCCGCCGGCCGCGGCAGCAgaggggcgcggggaggggcactggggagggggaggagcggAGAGGCCACTGGCCGGCGGCCCGCTCTCCCAGCCGCTCGGATTCCAGAGGTCAGCGTTTGGCTGGCAGCGCGCCCGCCACCTCTCCTCCCCCCGGGTCCGAAGAGCCGCGCAGGCCGGATCCCCGGGGACGCGCCAGGCGCAGGCCGGACTGCCGGACTGGGGCCCGAGCCAGCAAGCAGCCAGCGGATCCCGCTCCGAGGCCGATGACGTCTTCCCCTCTGGCTCCGCCGGCGCCAAGCCGGGCAGGGCGGGTGACGTCACCATACGGTCACGTGATCACCATTCAAACAAACAACTCCCCTCCCCCGGCGCGCCCgcttctccccgcccctccccgccccgccgaGAGGCGGCATATAAACCGGTTCCTCGCGAGCCGAGCTCGCTGTGAAGGACGCCGGGCTGTGATAGTtgtggctggggctggaggggcagTCGGGGGAGCAGCAAAGAAGCCTAGGCGGCCGAGAGCCCCGCGCGACGCCTCCCGCACTCAGTCTAAGCGTAGTTTGGGGTTCGGCGCAGGGAGAACTAGGGTCGGGCTTTTCCTCCAAAGCCGCTGCCCTACCCTTGGCTTCCGAGGACAAAAGAGCACCGCGAACAGGCACGCTGGGGGCGCTAGGGCCGGCCATGGTCatggaagtgggctccctggacGCCGGAGGCCTGCGGACGCTGCTTCGGGAGCGCGCCGCGCAGTGCCTGCTGCTGGACTGCCGCTCCTTCTTCGCTTTCAACGCCGGCCACATCGCCGGGTCGGTCAACGTGCGCTTCAGCACCATCGTGCGGCGCCGGGCCAAGGGCGCCATGGGTCTGGAGCACATCGTGCCCAACGCCGAATTGCGGGGCCGCCTCCTGGCGGGCGCCTACCACGCCGTGGTGCTGCTGGACGAGCGCAGCGCCGCCCTGGACGGCGCCAAGAGAGACGGCACCTTGGCCTTGGCCGCCGGCGCGCTCTGCCGAGAGGCGCGCGCCACACAAGTCTTCTTCCTCAAAGGTACGCCCTCGGGGAAGTTCTGGCGCCgcacgcccccaccccagccacgcCGCCTTGCCGCGGGACCCCTGGCCCTCGGCCCCTTCGGGCTACCCCACCTGGAGCGCGTGGGCGCCCGAGCCCTATTCCGGGGACTTGTCTTTGGCTTTGTTTGGCTTTAAGAACAAAAGACTTTGCCTGGGCCTCTCCGGGGTAAACTTCAGCCCTGGTTGGCGCGGGGTTGGTTAGATGAAGGTGCCCTGTCCCCGACGATACTAATGGAAACAAGTATGTCTCTTTGTCTTCCCAGGAGGATATGAAGCTTTTTCAGCCTCCTACCCGGAGCTGTGCAGCAAACAGTCGACCCCCATGGGGCTCAGCCTTCCCCTGAGTACCAGCGTCCCTGACAGCGCTGAATCAGGGTGCAGTTCTTGCAGCACCCCGCTCTATGATCAGGTTAGTAGGGGGCCTGTGCTGAGGGTGGGGGCAAAGGCCTGGAAGAGCAGTACTAGTGAGAATATCCAAAGTAACCTTTAAGTTTTTAAGGAGGGGCACACAGGGCTACTAATTTATCCCACAGTTAAGGGGTCTGATGGAGGGGAGGCTAATTGCTGACACTACAGAAATGAAATTGAGGCAAATGGGTTTAGTCCCCTATTTATTTATACTCTAACAATAGTGCTAAACATACCCGTTATCTACAACTGACTTTTCTAGCAGGGAGTTTTTGTGGGTGTGGGCGCCAGCATTAACTTTGAGCAAAGCTTGACAAGTGTTGGATATTTCTGGATTTCAGGGTGGCCCAGTGGAGATCCTGCCCTTTCTGTACCTGGGCAGTGCCTATCATGCTTCCCGAAAAGACATGCTGGATGCCTTGGGCATCACTGCCTTGATCAATGTCTCAGCCAATTGTCCCAACCATTTTGAGGGTCACTACCAGTACAAGAGCATCCCTGTGGAAGACAACCACAAGGCGGACATCAGCTCCTGGTTCAACGAGGCTATTGACTTCATAGGTAAATGGACAGACAGATGCTTGGGACTTCTGCCTTGCTCCCCCCATTTTAGTCACCATGCCCAACTCTATGGCAAG
Proteins encoded in this window:
- the DUSP1 gene encoding dual specificity protein phosphatase 1, with protein sequence MVMEVGSLDAGGLRTLLRERAAQCLLLDCRSFFAFNAGHIAGSVNVRFSTIVRRRAKGAMGLEHIVPNAELRGRLLAGAYHAVVLLDERSAALDGAKRDGTLALAAGALCREARATQVFFLKGGYEAFSASYPELCSKQSTPMGLSLPLSTSVPDSAESGCSSCSTPLYDQGGPVEILPFLYLGSAYHASRKDMLDALGITALINVSANCPNHFEGHYQYKSIPVEDNHKADISSWFNEAIDFIDSIKNAGGRVFVHCQAGISRSATICLAYLMRTNRVKLDEAFEFVKQRRSIISPNFSFMGQLLQFESQVLAPHCSAEAGSPAMAVLDRGTSTTTVFNFPVSIPVHSTNSALSYLQSPITTSPSC